TAAAAATTGATTTAGATTCCAATATGACTGAAATTTATGTGAGACCCAGAATGGAGATGGCATCTAAGAGGAAGTAGAAAGAACATAAAGTTGGGTATcagtagacctgggttctaaTTTTGGTTTCACATTAACTGGTCGAGTATACTAGGCCCAGTTACTTAAACGAGCTTTAACTTTCTTACTTGTGTGATGAGGGTGATGGTAGATGATACTAAATGTCTTTCTGGCATGGACACTCTGTGATCACACTTCAGGGTTTGCTCTTGTGTGAGCACCAAGAGAGTTAAGGACAGAGAAGGGTAAATACAGGGATCGTGGAGGGGAGGTGCTGTCAGGTTACTCCAGGGAGAAGCTGGCAGATGCCCAGAGTGATGACCCAGAATTCCATCATCCTAACCTAACtaacagtgttcttgcctggagaatcccagggacgggggagcctggtgggctgccgtctcaggggttgcacagagtcggacacgactgaagcgacttagcagcagcagcagcagcaacctaactAACCACCACCAAGCCTGGAAGAAAGTCCCCACTTTATAAGCTCTCgggatttctcttgcttttaccaaTATCAGCCTCCTCAATGAACACAAAGGTCCCGAATCCCAAATGACACCCTCCTCTGAGTGAGCAGACAGACCCTGAGGCTACACTTGAATTAGGAGAGCACAAGCTCATTTTGAACAGTTGGCCGCATAGTAGTTTTATTTAAACTGTCTACAGACGGAATGCAGTGTTGGCTGACTTCTCATTTTATGCCAGTTTGAAGGTCAAAAGCCCTGAGTGACTCTGGCATTTATAAATCTTTGATAGGCATGAAGTAGAATCTAAAATTTGAGCCTTGACAGGCATTTCAGCAGTCATCTGGTCCAGCTTCTACTCCTAGCTCTGTGAGTAGATCTTTTACTAGTTTCAGATACTTGATTTTTTTAGACTTGTCTGTATATTTCCTAAAAGTACATCCCAAATTTTAATATGTAGTGTCTGAccttgctcattttttttaaaaaagggaaataatcCAGTGTTAGCATGAATAGTTATTCTGCCTGTACAGAAAAGAGATAGTGTGTTTTAATTAGTGTCatattgttaatttatttattacttttccccaattatttagaaaaatttcaaaCTCATAGAGAACTGGAAAAAATAGTGCAATTAGCTATATACTCTTTCCCTAGATTTATTAATTGTTAATGCATGGCTACATTTGCCTTATCACTCCATAttcctatataaatatatacacatatttttttgctGAGATATTTGACAATAAGTTTCAGACATCTTGCTCCCTTGTGTCTAAGTGtatcaacatatatatattctaagaATTAGAACATTCTCCACAGTTTTCCTAATTGAATGTACCATATTGCTCTCCTGCCAGCCATGTATGGGAGTTCCAGTTACCATCTTTGTGAAGTCTTGCTTTTCtcaatctttcagaattttagctGCTCTAGTGTGTGTGCAgaggtatttcattgtggttttaatctgAGTTTCCCTGATGGATTGTgatattgaacatattttcagAGTCTTTTTGGATACCATCTCTAATGAAACGCCTCTTCCAGTTTTTTGCCcgttaaaaaaatagataatttgtattttttcttattgatttgcagGAGTGTTTTATATTCTGAGTAGATGTAAAACAGAAAGACATTTGATTGAAATTATTTCATGTGTTGGCATAGTGTCCGAccttgcccattttttttaaaaaagggaaataatcCAGTGTTAGCATGAATGGTTATTCTGCCTGTACAGAAAAGAGATAGTGTGTTTtaattagaaactttttttttcagtaactaAAACAAAGGAAGCACTTGGACCAGCAAAATGATAGTTCCATGAGTATTTATCTTCATTGCATAAATAGTCTTCCTTTTGGGCAACTGGACCTTTATATAGAGGCTCTTGGTATTTTAAGATAAGCAGAAGGATCTTCTAGGAACTGGTTGATAATTCCATTTTTGTGGTAGTCATGACAGGGTGACAATCAGGAGTTCAAAGATGAGAGGCAAAGAACcctattctcttctttttccaaagTCCTCATAAAGTACAGACAAGAAAGAGAGACTTCCTAGTCAGAATGGTTATCTGTCACTAAAGGCGCAGTTGGCATCAACCCAAACTGAAAACTTTTAAAGTAAGAATTGACATGATAGCACCATGCTGGCATCAGAGACCATTCTGAAAGTGATTTTCATCCCTCCTAGCCATGCCTATACACAAGGCTGTGCTCTGAGTCTCTTCTTGACATTCATACCCAGATAAAATCTGATTAGACCAAAGGATGGAAGTAAGTGGAGCTTCCATGCTGCCATTAATGgcatttttccagtgagtccagcTTCAAGCACCAGCTACTATGCAGTCTGAGTTGGCACTTGAGGTAGATTCTTTTGCCATCCTTAAGTTGAACTGAAAACAATGGGCAGGGTTAGGAGCAGAAAATATGCTGCAGAAAGTCAGTctgaaatgcaaaagaaggaGAGTTGAGATCCATACCATATTCCCTTGGTAATGGCCCAGGAGAGGCTTATGGGCTAATGATAGAtgtgtatacattttatattaaaatttttaaagaagttccAGAAGAATGGCATTCCCCTTCTCCCCTGGTCACACAAATGTGGGTCGCCTGCATCCACACTGGCCAAAGTTAGGCTGTTTACCGAGCCCTGTGGCATCTACAGAAGAGCTTTAGAAAACATCCTTACCCGGATCTTTCTGTTGGCATCACAGGGGAGCATGTTCAACTCTTGGAAACCCATGTGGGTTGTATTGTTAGAAGACGGAATTGAATTCTATAAGAAGAAGAGTGACAACAGCCCGAAAGGAATGATTCCCTTGAAAGGAAGCACTCTGACTAGCCCTTGTCAGGACTTTGGAAAAAGGATGGTGAGTTGATGTCATTAACTGCGATGAAGACCTTGTCAGGTGCTGACCTTTGCATAGCCTACTAATGTGAATGGAGCTCCCTGGGCCAGTCCCTCTGCCCACCACTCATCCTGAACCCTGGGCATTTGGGTCTTTCTTGGCTAAGCATTTCCAGAACAAGGTTGACTCAACTCCTGTGCTTCATAAAAGCCCTCACCCCCTTGAAAGGAGTCATTCCTAATGGGATGtgttttgatttcagtttgtgtttaAGATCACTACAACCAAACAGCAGGACCACTTCTTCCAGGcagccttcctggaggagagaGATGCCTGGGTTCGGGACATCAAGAAGGCCACTAAATGCATTGAAGGAGGCCAGAAGTTTGCAAGAAAATCCACCAGGAGGTCCATTCGACTGCCGGAAACGATTGACTTAAGGTGACTTTCTATGTCTACTTTCCTtcactcttccttccttccaccccaCTCCTTGAGGCAATCCCACAGCAGACCCGACTCCAAGGCCTGCTTTGGGCACCTCTGAAGGCTGTACACACCCTTACCAGTCCTTAGTACTTTCACTTGATGTACTAAGATGTTTACCTGGCTCTGAAGGAGTGATCATGGCATCTCCAAAGCCTAACAGCTGAGGAGAGGAGGCATGGGAGTTCCCTCATGTCTGCGTAATCTTTGCAGAGGGATGGACAGGGAGAAGGAGATATAGAGAAAAagcagggaagagagaaagagataataCATCATTGCATTTATAAAGTAGCTATAGTAAATTACTCTTAATAGAAAGCTTTGGGATCTATACATAGGTAGGAAAAGATAGGAACTATCATGCAGGTAAGGGTTTTCAAGTTCAAGTTCACATATTCAGCAAGAGTGAATATCTCTCCTAGGCAGAAACAATTTGTGCCCCGACCTAGCTTAGTGACCTCTAATGTTGACTGGTGATAGTTGACAGGTGACAGTTGTTGCCTAAAGATTGATATCACTTAAGTCCCTTTCTTTAGGagtgtctttattttttactggTTTTTGCTTTTATGTGGCACATACCCTGTAACAGGAGCTCTACCAGTAAGAATTTCATGTTGACTACTTACAGCATCTATCCAGGATTCTGTTTACCAAATGCAGGAAGTCCCTAGGAAGAGAATAGAAAAAGCCCCATGCACACCTAATGCAGGATTTGGCAGGTCATAGGAGTTTGATGAAGTTTGCACATTGAGCTTACAGAGAATGAGCGCTTTTTCTCGTTAAGAAAGCTTTCTGGTAAAGACCCAAGAGGAGTTGTCTAGTCCAGCTGTAGCTGCTGGGTGGGTGGTCCAGTGACTGCATTTCTGGCCACAACTGTCAGAGCTAAGTGGGAATGATGTTTGTGCTACACGGAGCCACAAGACACACAAAATTGCTGCTTGCAATTTTTCTGATAAGGCTATCTTTATTATTCAAGGGTAAAAATGAGAATATCTCACTATTTTGTTTTATCTCTTATAAATTTTAGGATAAAGGATAAATTTAGTCAAAACATTCACTTTCTTGGGACTTCTGTGAtggcctggtggttaagacttcaccttccaatatcaggggtgcgagtttgatccctggttgtggagctaagatgccacatgccttgcagccaaaaaaccaaaatgttaaaaaaagaagcaatattgtaagaaattcaataaagactttaaaaatggtccacattaaaaaaaacaaaccaaaaaactctAACCCCTTGCAACtcccccctgctgctgctgctgctgctaagtcgcttcagttgtgtccgactctgtgcgaccccatagacggcagcccaccccaCCAAAACACATTCACTTTCTTGGAGTCAAATGTCTACACCAGATGGTCTCTTAAAGGGCACAAAGAACTGGGACATGAGTATTGAGGCCTGAGAACCTTTAATCTTTTGACACCTAACTGGGGATAACTCTCCATCTCAGATACTAAAAGTTAAATCAACAAAATTTAGTGAATTTAAGAGCTATTAAATACCTTCCCAGTACATTTTGCTGAATGCTGTGCAGGCCGCAGAGTTCAAGTATGAGCTCTGCCTTCTAATGACCTACTTATGATCCAGTGGAGAGATTAGGCTCAGGTTTCACCTGGGGAGGGGGAAGCTTGTGCTCAGGGCCAGCCCCTCCAAGCTGGCAAGTTCCAGAGAGGACGGGCTATACTGAACCGCTCCTGCTCATCCATGTGTTTTCATCTGTGCAGTGCCTTGTATTTGTCCATGAAAGACACTGAGAAAGGAGTAAAAGAACTGAACCTAGAGAAGGACAAGAAGATTTTCAATCACTGCTTCACAGGTAAAAGGCCTTGTGGGTCTGATGTGGGGCTCCTGGGGCAGGCATTATGGAGGTCTCGCTCAGCCTTGAGTGTGTGTAGGGGGATGTGGAGCGAGGTGGGGGGGTTTGGTGTCATGGAACACAGACCGATGGACATGATCGTTGGACTTCCCCAgcatggaaagagaaagaaaggtagGCCCATACTTTGTGGTTCAAGGTAAAATCTTAGAAGTTGTAGCTATATCAATAAAGGGTCATTTTTTTGCCAGAAAATGGCAGAATGTTGAAATAGACACAGAGTTGAGCAAGATGATAAATAAGAATCAAGACACCTAATGTTAGACTTAAGTGACAAATTAGGGGTGTCTGAGGCTGCatagtgttttgttgttgttcagttactaagttgtgtctgactctctgtgaccccatggtcacaTGAGGTCCCCTGTCcttgccagtctcccctgtccttcactatctcccagagttcactcaaattcatgtccatttagtcattCTTAAAAGAGGTCTGTACTTACCTCCCTACCTCTTTTACAGGATCACTGCAAGGATTAAAAGCAGAAATGCAGTATTAATTAGTTTTTCcttccagagaaagaaaactgggCAAAGCCTTTTGTATATGAAATTCATGAAAGGTGCTCTTATCAACTAACTGCCTTCACTCTTGTTTCAAAGATGGTATACCTTACTGCTTTGATGACCTGGGGCCTGTTAAGTTGGCTCTTTGGTTGGCTATATTTGTATAGTATatattgtagagcacagggaactatactcagtattttgtaataatgtataagtatatttaataacataaatttatacatatatataaatgtttgaaagaaatttgttttatttacttttattgaagtatggttgatttacaatattgtgttaattttaggtgtatagcgcagtgattcagttatacatacacacacatacatatatatattctttttcagattcttttcccttatacatttttacaaaatactgagtatagtcccctgtgctatacaataggtccttgttggttgtacaaaatatttttaatacagagCTTCATTGTAGCCTGCTAATAACCCAGTTGGTGGgtcaatttcattttattctcctcACAAATTTCCCTTGATTCAGAAGGCTGATTGAATGACTTCTCAAGGTCCCTGCTAGACCCTGCAAAGGTGTGACATTCGATGTAAGGGATGGCATAAAATTCTAAATTAGGACATACACATACTAGCACATGTTGTTTTCTGCTTAAAAACTTGCAACagctcctcattgccaaattcttAATGTACCATCAAagctctccccacccaccccatgtcttcctctctctcttgtcttcttttgtcttcttttcaccGGCCCCTCTCCCATCAGCACCCAGAAGGGATCCCTCATGCCTGTTTGAGTCTGTTCACACTGCTGCTCCCTCGGCTCCTGCTTCTCCCTCGGCCTCTGCCTAGGCAAATGCTTGATAAACATTGTCACTTCCTCTGTGAAACAGTACCCATTGCCCCAGCCACCCCTCCACGCCTTCCTGCAGATTTGACCCAGCAGCTCCACTGTGCTGACCCCACAGCAAGGCACTTGTTACAACACTTACTCATTACCCAGATCTTCCTTTTAGACTCCCCCCGGGGGGCCTCCCTAATAGCCATTACTGAAGTTCTCAGCAGAAGTTCTGGGTCATTAATGGAAGACTCATGCATTGCTGCTTAAGGAGCATGTAGatgttttttaaaaccatttacaTGGTTCCTTTTGTTTCCAGGTATCTATctcaataatttcatttttccttcttggaGTAACAGGGAAGATGAAACAAGTAAGAAAGCTGGGTGCTCTGCAGCTCTCTAGGGGCAACTGTCTGTGCCTTGTTCTTTGAAAAAGAGAATTAACCTTCTTTCTGATGGTCCCATCCAGGTAACTGTGTCATTGACTGGCTTGTTTCCAATAAGTCTGTTCGGAACCGCCAGGAAGGCCTCGTGATCGCCTCCTCCTTGCTCAACGAAGGGTACCTGCAGCCCGCTGGAGACCTCTCCAAGAACGCGGTGGATGGAACTGCTGAAAACCCTTTCTTGGACAACCCTGATGCCTTCTATTACTTTGTGAGTAAGGGAGCTACCCATCTACTCCTCCGAGCATGGGGGTTGACCTGGGTGCATTCTAGGTTGATTTCAGTTAATATCTGCTGATGTGAAAGAAAGCACCTATCCCTACGACTTTGGTCCATGTCCTTGACTTGACAGCTGTCCCTCTCCATAATGCCTATCACATCCAGTAAGTTAGTCTAAAGGAAGATACTGTTTACTTgaatagttttctttatttttgtttaaaaatttgctatatttatttctattttaagcaAGAATTTCTTTTGTAAAAGCTTATTAGGCCCCAGTACATgccaggtggggcttccctggtggctcagtggtaaagaatctgcctgccaatgcaggagatgagggttcatccctgggttgagaagatcccctggagaaggaaatggcaacccactccagtattcttgcctgggaaatcccaaggacagaggagcctggcaagctacagtccatggggtcacgaagagttggatgtgacttagggactgagcacATGCCAGGCACCCATTTAGTCAAAGTAGATCCAGTAGTGGAAGGAAAAATAACCGGCAAAATTATGGCCCCCGGGAGTCCAAATATACATTGAAATATGTGACTCAATACAAAGTATGTTCATCCTTATCCCTTCCCCCTGTCATCATGGGTACCTCCAGTGGCATGCTTCCCACAGGCTGGGAAACACTGTATGGTACAACATGGACTTAAATCTTGGGTCACATGAACATCTGGCAACAGTGTATTTCTAGGGGGATTCTGgcaattttgtttctatttgggGTCAGAACACAAAAGTAAGGAAGCTACTTATAAAAATGAAGTGAATGTACCTAAGAGAGTTTCATTTCACTTTGGGGAAATTCCTctatcagaatatttttttcttttcagaatttcaACCTGGTTGTTTATAGCTATTTAAATGTAGGactctaaaaaaaaatgtaggtctAAAAATACCGAGCACAGTGGCTTGTGTGATTCACTAGTCTCGTTTAGCTGAGCAAGGCCCAGTTCCTGCCTGAACTCAAAGGATGTGGCTGGACCTGGGCTCTTGGTTTCTTAAAGTGGGGGAGCCGAGTGGCAGGGGGCATATGGAGGTTATGTTGTATGGACAGTGTCTTATAAACCAGCCAGCTCGCTTTCAGCAATGTGGCCATGAGGTCCCTAGAGAAGGAAGGCTTTGAAGGGAGAGATGTGCTGAGCTAGACATCCAATACAGCTTGGGGAACCCAGGAAAATGAAGTATATGGACAAGATCATAATTGCATGGAGACAAGGGAGCATCTAGCAACAAGCAATAAACATctagatgggacttccctggtggtccagtggtcaagactctatgcttccactgcagggggttctggtttgatcccttgtcgggaaactaagatcccacatgctgcatggtgcagccaaaacaaaacaaaaaaagaagaagaaataagcatctagaaacaataaaagtggggaggggaaacAAGCTAACCAAGGATAACCTTCAACGTTCAGGCTGGGATGCGAATCACAGGGAGAAGGAGTGGctagagggaagaggggagaggaaggtggTATAATTAGCACTGTGCCTAAGACTGGAAAAATAAACTGGTTCTTTGGTTCCCTAACAGCCAGACAGTGGGTTCTTCTGTGAAGAGAATTCCAGTGATgatgatgtgattttaaaagaagaattcaGAGGAGTCATTATCAAGCAAGGATGTTTACTGAAGCAGGTGAGTGGTCACTATATTCTACCCTAGGCTTTCTCCCTAACCAGGCCCTTTGTATTCTATACAATCAAacggtgttttgtttgtttggtgaaTCGTCAACTAGAGAATGAAACTGACCTAGTGAAAGAGAGACAAATAGTTAAGTAGATGATCAAAGTGGCATTAGGTCAGGAGGACTGAGGCAGGCAGGGCAGAAGCACCTAAAAATAGGGAAATTTCTATCAGTGTTTCAGGAAAATGCTGAACTTTTCATTAGTTGGAGGATATCAGTTGGCAAAGAGATGCCATCCAAAAGACAGAGATGTTTCACAATGAAAGTTCTTCCATTGGCCTATCCTTCCTCCCTACAAAGTACCCAGGAAATAGAAACAAGCTGCACCCAGAAGAGGAGCATCATAAACCATTGAGAGCAAGGAAGTACCATTGCAGACTGTGGGTAGGTCACAATGAGACCATACCCAGGCCAGCTCTGCAGGAGCAGCAACAGATGAAGGTCAAATCCGGTCAGAGGGCATAGACTCAGTCATTATCAGGTATCATCAGGTACCAGCCACTGTCAGTCTGGGAGACGGGCTGGGGTGAGCTGAAGAGCTCTGGTCAGTTACCAAGTACAAAGGCATGGGACACCAAGAGGTAAGAGAACCCAATGGCTGGAGCTGAGTGAGGAGGCCAGGGTCAGCACCTGGTAGAGAATAAGCAATTGGAAAACAGGAATATTCAGAGTGAAACAACTGATGCTAGTATATGTTGATATAGAAGCCTAAGCTGCTTTATGAGGCCAAGGTCTTGCCCCTTGTGATTGTATCATGAGCTGTCTCAAAAGCACTGCTCTGTACCTGTTAAGAAAAGAGAGGATCTGGCTGCTGCAAGATTTCTGTGCATTGTATATAGATTTCATGGGACTGAGAGATTTGACTTATCTCATGATAGAAGCATGAACTTCTGGGTAAAGAGGGAAGAACCAAAGTTGagcatatatttacatttaaaaaggagAACTTTGGGTTGACTAAGTATAGATAGACATTTTTTAGTTTCATTAGAAGTAGAGCATTAATGCGGAAAACTTACCTTCCCATTATATTTTGAGAGAACAGGGtcctaagaaataaaaaaggcgTAGTTTAGAAAGAATTCCAGACTATTCTAATAACTTGTACGCCCACTGACTAGATTAAAGAATGAGCAAAGGAGCAGGCTCAGCCTTACACAGGGTAGGTTCTGGAGGTTGCCCACAGGCAGAGTTTGCTCATCACCTGCTTCCTCTTTGGTTCTGGCaaatgtttgtatgtatatggCTCTGATCATAGGCTGTTAAGGCAGGAGTCACTTGGAAAGGAGTTTCATTATTTCCTTATGATATCTTCTATAATTCTATGTTACTATCAGCCATGAATGACTTTTCTTGAGTGAGTTGATCTGACAAGCCTTAATTTAGAGTGGAGCCCTGAGAAAACTGAACATGAAGGTTGAATAGGGATAGATGAAGTCCAGGCTGGACTGGAGTGAGGTCTGGGCAAAGGATGCAATGGAGATGCTGGATGTTCAAAAGTTGGCTGAGGGttgtggtgtgagtgtgtgttgaaAGTAGTGGGCCTAGATGTAGGCTTCCCCttccatttttcttcatcttctttacGTGGCCTTTGATAGGTACAGGTCAGCCTTAAATAGCTCAGGTGGTGTACATTTGAACCCTCCAGGGATCTGTTAAAATTGCACCCCAGGCCAGTTAAATCAGAGTCTCTGTATGTTACAGGTCCCCAAGAGATTCTGGTATGTGGCCAATGTAAAGAATTACAGAGCTAACCATTTTCTTAAAAGTTAGTTTATCCTATTATCAAAATATCACTGTTTAAATAGTCATAAACCTCCTTTTAAcatgaagaaaacaattttttttcattcaggaattttgttcttttttaatattccccCCATCTCTAATTtttaggggagggagagggaagaaaaaccTCTTCTACTTGAATTGATAGTCCCCCTTTAATGTTTCCCGTCCCTTATCTCAGTGGTGTATAATCCTAGCTCATAGCAGGATCATCTGAGAgatttttgaaaatctttttaagTACCAAAAAAACTAATCAACCCTATGTCTTCTGTTGTGAGTTAGCCCGGGTTACCTGGCAGAAGCCTTATCTCAAAAAAGGGTACCTGTGCTCCACACTTTATAGGTGGGAAGTAGATGGATCCACTTGGGGGTCAGTCCCTACCCTCATTCTACCCCATTCACTGGTTCCAGAGGCATTAATTCTGTTTGGGGGACATAGCCAGTTTGAGGATGAATGATACTGGATTATATTCAGCATAATCCTTTTTATACAATTCATTCTgtgactcctgctgctgctgctgcctggtcacatcagtcgtgtctgactctgtgcgattccgtagacggcagcccaccaggctcccccgtccctgggatgctccaggcaagaacactggagtgggttgccatttccttctccaatgcatgaaagtggaaagtgaaagtgaagtcgctcagtcgtgtctgcctcttagcgaccccatggactgtagcctaccaggctcctccgtccatgggattttccaggcaagagtactggagtggggtgccattgccttctccgtgactaTGATGAATAAAATACCTCATTTCTCAACCACATGTAGATTCTTTGATGAGAAAGGACAATGTGTTATACGTATTTTTCTTGTATCTGCTGCAGAGTCCAGCATCCTTCTTAGTCTGTAATAGACGATAAACATTTTTAGAGTGAATTAAGTTGAATGTAGGTACACCCATTCCTCAGTACCCACAGAGGAGTGGTTCTAGGACCTGCTATGG
This window of the Bubalus bubalis isolate 160015118507 breed Murrah chromosome 12, NDDB_SH_1, whole genome shotgun sequence genome carries:
- the PLEK gene encoding pleckstrin isoform X1, whose protein sequence is MEPKRIREGYLVKKGSMFNSWKPMWVVLLEDGIEFYKKKSDNSPKGMIPLKGSTLTSPCQDFGKRMFVFKITTTKQQDHFFQAAFLEERDAWVRDIKKATKCIEGGQKFARKSTRRSIRLPETIDLSALYLSMKDTEKGVKELNLEKDKKIFNHCFTGNCVIDWLVSNKSVRNRQEGLVIASSLLNEGYLQPAGDLSKNAVDGTAENPFLDNPDAFYYFPDSGFFCEENSSDDDVILKEEFRGVIIKQGCLLKQGHRRKNWKVRKFILREDPAYLHYYDPAGGEDPLGAVRLRGCVVTSVESHPDGKKTEEENLFEIITADEVHYFLQAATPKERIEWIKAIQVASRTGK
- the PLEK gene encoding pleckstrin isoform X2; translated protein: MEPKRIREGYLVKKFVFKITTTKQQDHFFQAAFLEERDAWVRDIKKATKCIEGGQKFARKSTRRSIRLPETIDLSALYLSMKDTEKGVKELNLEKDKKIFNHCFTGNCVIDWLVSNKSVRNRQEGLVIASSLLNEGYLQPAGDLSKNAVDGTAENPFLDNPDAFYYFPDSGFFCEENSSDDDVILKEEFRGVIIKQGCLLKQGHRRKNWKVRKFILREDPAYLHYYDPAGGEDPLGAVRLRGCVVTSVESHPDGKKTEEENLFEIITADEVHYFLQAATPKERIEWIKAIQVASRTGK